The following coding sequences are from one Deltaproteobacteria bacterium window:
- a CDS encoding L,D-transpeptidase family protein, protein MRKWFWCALVVCGLAAFAAPSTGESWEPATAVFEYRDPVDGETGETPASTIIGDRATYVAEHKDTLLDVARRNHLGYTELMLANSGVDPWLPGKGTPVAIPSEWILPDAPREGIVLNIPEMRLYYYLPDSKVMTFPLGVGVEGQHTPAGKYLIRQKRENPTWYVPVSIQEERGPDQPKVVPPGPNNPLGKFWMRLSHTSYGIHGTNHPWAIGRRVTHGCIRLYPEDIAYLYSLVPDGTPTRVLYQHAKVGVRDGTAYFQVHRYGRATDGELMAILIGHIAKHKLDVDLRKLRELLLDLPDGAMTPLPPRETKPLMADTTAGTAS, encoded by the coding sequence ATGCGGAAATGGTTCTGGTGCGCTCTCGTGGTCTGCGGACTCGCGGCTTTCGCCGCTCCTTCAACGGGGGAGTCGTGGGAGCCCGCCACCGCGGTTTTTGAGTACCGCGATCCCGTCGACGGCGAGACCGGCGAGACTCCCGCTTCCACCATCATCGGGGACCGGGCGACCTACGTCGCCGAACACAAGGACACCCTGCTCGACGTCGCCCGCCGGAACCACCTCGGCTACACGGAGCTGATGCTGGCCAACTCCGGCGTGGATCCCTGGCTGCCCGGCAAGGGGACGCCGGTCGCGATCCCGTCTGAGTGGATCCTGCCCGACGCCCCGCGCGAGGGCATCGTCCTCAACATCCCCGAGATGAGGCTGTACTACTACCTGCCGGACTCCAAGGTCATGACCTTCCCGCTGGGGGTGGGCGTCGAGGGCCAGCACACGCCGGCGGGGAAGTACCTCATCCGGCAGAAGCGCGAAAACCCCACCTGGTACGTACCGGTTTCCATCCAGGAGGAGCGGGGGCCGGACCAACCCAAGGTGGTCCCGCCCGGGCCGAACAACCCGCTGGGCAAGTTCTGGATGCGGCTGTCCCACACCAGCTACGGTATCCACGGCACCAATCACCCCTGGGCCATCGGCCGCCGCGTGACCCACGGATGCATCCGCCTCTACCCGGAGGACATCGCCTACCTGTATTCGCTGGTTCCGGACGGGACGCCGACACGCGTGCTCTACCAGCACGCCAAGGTCGGCGTCCGGGACGGGACGGCCTACTTCCAGGTCCACCGCTACGGCCGCGCCACCGACGGCGAGCTCATGGCCATCCTCATCGGGCATATCGCCAAGCACAAGCTCGATGTCGACCTGCGCAAGTTGCGGGAACTCCTGCTGGACCTGCCCGACGGCGCCATGACCCCTCTGCCGCCGCGGGAAACGAAACCCCTGATGGCGGATACCACCGCGGGAACGGCCTCCTGA